One Lucilia cuprina isolate Lc7/37 chromosome 4, ASM2204524v1, whole genome shotgun sequence DNA segment encodes these proteins:
- the LOC111676026 gene encoding protein Fer3, translating to MQHHSESGYMPEVPFQPLWAQEAPPPPPIVPYQELITGFPCTDLALWQRSQVNSLVNPRSNSSSRTNGTSNGSTNGNPTKKTRRRTASMAQRRAANIRERRRMFNLNEAFDKLRRKVPTFAYEKRLSRIETLRLAITYIGFMTELLTGTPMNSIKTRSNDIYGGMNGHHHPGAMPHHLHPSAFQRDFASPYGHSLA from the exons ATGCAACATCATAGTGAATCTGGTTATATGCCAGAAGTGCCATTTCAACCATTATGGGCTCAGGAAGCACCACCACCGCCTCCCATAGTACCTTATCAGGAATTAATTACTGGATTTCCTTGTACAGATTTGG CTCTGTGGCAACGATCCCAGGTCAACAGTTTAGTTAATCCTCGTTCGAATAGCAGCAGTCGTACCAATGGCACCTCTAACGGTTCTACTAATGGTAATCCTACCAAGAAAACTAGACGTCGCACGGCTTCCATGGCTCAACGGAGGGCAGCCAATATACGAGAACGCCGTCGCATGTTCAATTTAAATGAAGCTTTCGATAAACTAAGACGTAAGGTACCAACGTTTGCCTATGAAAAACGCTTATCACGCATTGAAACTTTACGTTTGGCTATTACATATATTGGTTTCATGACAGAACTACTGACTGGCACTCCTATGAATTCGATAAAAACCCGTTCTAATGATATCTATGGTGGAATGAATGGTCATCATCATCCTGGTGCAATGCCTCATCATTTACATCCGTCGGCATTTCAAAGAGATTTTGCTTCACCCTATGGTCATAGTTTGGCTTAG